From the genome of Streptomyces sp. V1I1, one region includes:
- a CDS encoding gluconokinase: MSTPHVVVVMGVAGTGKTTIGPLLAAALGVPYAEGDDFHPPANIAKMSAGIPLDDADRWPWLDAIGQWAHGRAGLGGVVSSSALKRSYRDRLRAAAPEAVFLHLTGDRALIEQRMSERKGHFMPAALLDSQFATLQPLGGDEAGVAVDVSGTPEEITERAAAALRRLGSAR, from the coding sequence ATGAGCACCCCCCACGTCGTTGTGGTGATGGGCGTGGCAGGCACCGGCAAGACCACGATCGGTCCCCTGCTCGCCGCCGCACTGGGCGTCCCGTACGCCGAGGGCGACGATTTCCATCCCCCGGCGAACATCGCCAAGATGTCCGCCGGCATCCCGCTCGACGACGCGGACCGGTGGCCATGGCTCGACGCCATAGGGCAGTGGGCGCACGGGCGGGCGGGCCTCGGCGGAGTGGTCTCCAGCTCCGCGCTCAAGCGGAGCTACCGCGACCGGCTGCGGGCCGCCGCACCGGAGGCCGTCTTCCTCCACCTCACCGGCGACCGCGCGCTCATCGAGCAGCGGATGTCGGAGCGCAAGGGCCACTTCATGCCCGCCGCGCTGCTGGACTCGCAGTTCGCCACGCTGCAGCCGCTGGGCGGCGACGAGGCGGGCGTCGCCGTCGACGTGTCCGGCACCCCCGAAGAAATCACCGAACGGGCCGCCGCCGCGCTGCGCCGGCTCGGCAGCGCTCGATAG
- a CDS encoding FadR/GntR family transcriptional regulator yields MTTEGQGLHTHVLDTLGLAITAGAYPQGSVLRTDEVAQRFDVSRTVVREVVRVLESMHLVESRRRVGVTVRPTEEWNVYDPRVIRWRLAGADRPRQLRSLTVLRSAIEPVAAGLAARNATPEQCAELTECALGMVATSRGHQLEGYLEHDIAFHRVVLNASGNEMFARLGDVVAEVLAGRTHHQVMFDDPDPAAVTLHVQVAEAVREGDAARAEEITRQIAVGALAELDVLAP; encoded by the coding sequence ATGACCACAGAGGGCCAGGGGCTTCATACGCATGTGCTGGACACCCTCGGTCTCGCGATCACCGCGGGCGCGTACCCGCAGGGCAGTGTTCTGCGCACCGACGAGGTGGCACAGCGCTTCGACGTCTCGCGCACCGTCGTCCGCGAAGTGGTCCGTGTCCTCGAGTCGATGCACCTCGTGGAGTCCCGGCGCCGGGTCGGCGTGACCGTGCGTCCCACCGAGGAGTGGAACGTCTACGACCCGCGCGTCATCCGGTGGCGGCTGGCCGGCGCCGACCGCCCGCGCCAGCTGCGCTCCCTCACCGTGCTCCGCTCCGCGATCGAGCCGGTCGCGGCAGGGCTGGCCGCCCGCAACGCCACCCCCGAGCAGTGCGCCGAGCTCACCGAGTGCGCCCTGGGGATGGTCGCCACCTCGCGCGGACACCAGCTCGAGGGATATCTGGAGCACGACATCGCCTTCCACCGCGTGGTGCTCAACGCCTCGGGCAATGAGATGTTCGCGCGCCTCGGCGATGTGGTGGCCGAGGTCCTCGCGGGCCGTACGCACCACCAGGTGATGTTCGACGATCCCGATCCGGCGGCCGTGACCCTGCATGTCCAGGTGGCCGAGGCGGTCCGCGAAGGCGACGCCGCACGGGCCGAGGAGATCACCCGCCAGATCGCCGTCGGGGCGCTCGCGGAGCTGGACGTACTGGCGCCCTGA
- a CDS encoding amino acid permease, which yields MTDRTTTAADTLAAGAPATNSPHVDAGDAGYSKDLKSRHINMIAIGGAIGTGLFLGAGGRMAGAGPSLAIAYAVCGVFAFFVVRALGELVLYRPSSGAFVSYAREFMGEKGAFAAGWLYFLNWSTTAIADITAAATYAHFWAMFSDIPQWVLALIALAVVLTANLISVKYFGEMEFWFAIIKVAALVAFMLVGIFLVVTQHPVDGHTPGFSTITDNGGIFPMGMLPMLLVIQGVVFAYASVELCGVTAGETQNPEKIMPKAINSIMWRVGLFYVGSVVLLALILPYTAYSGDQSPFVTVMDKLGVPGAAGVMNLVVLTAALSSLNSGLYSTGRILRSMALSGSAPKFTGRMNKGQVPYGGILLTAGFGVLGVGLNYLMPGQAFEIVLNFASIGILGTWGMIMLCSLLFWHRSQDGRVTRPSYRLPWAPYTQIVTLFFLASVAFLMWWGGGVGRTTVMCLPLIAAALVGGWFVVRGRVKALAAERQDA from the coding sequence ATGACTGACCGCACCACGACTGCGGCCGACACGCTCGCCGCCGGGGCACCGGCGACGAACTCCCCCCACGTGGACGCCGGCGACGCCGGCTACAGCAAGGACCTCAAGTCCCGCCACATCAACATGATCGCGATCGGCGGGGCGATAGGCACCGGCCTGTTCCTCGGCGCCGGTGGCCGGATGGCCGGCGCGGGCCCCTCCCTCGCCATCGCCTACGCCGTCTGCGGCGTCTTCGCGTTCTTCGTCGTACGTGCGCTCGGCGAGCTGGTCCTCTACCGGCCGTCCTCGGGCGCCTTCGTCTCGTACGCGCGTGAGTTCATGGGCGAGAAGGGCGCCTTCGCGGCCGGCTGGCTCTACTTCCTCAACTGGTCGACCACCGCGATCGCCGACATCACCGCGGCCGCCACGTACGCCCACTTCTGGGCGATGTTCAGCGACATCCCGCAGTGGGTCCTCGCGCTGATCGCGCTCGCGGTCGTCCTGACCGCCAACCTCATCTCGGTGAAGTACTTCGGCGAGATGGAGTTCTGGTTCGCGATCATCAAGGTCGCCGCGCTGGTCGCCTTCATGCTCGTCGGCATCTTCCTGGTGGTCACCCAGCACCCGGTCGACGGCCACACCCCCGGCTTCTCGACCATCACCGACAACGGTGGCATCTTCCCGATGGGCATGCTGCCGATGCTGCTGGTGATCCAGGGCGTCGTCTTCGCGTACGCCTCCGTCGAGCTGTGCGGCGTCACGGCGGGCGAGACCCAGAACCCCGAGAAGATCATGCCCAAGGCGATCAACTCGATCATGTGGCGCGTCGGTCTGTTCTACGTCGGCTCCGTGGTGCTGCTCGCGCTGATCCTCCCGTACACGGCGTACTCCGGGGACCAGAGCCCCTTCGTCACGGTCATGGACAAGCTCGGGGTCCCGGGCGCGGCCGGCGTGATGAACCTCGTGGTGCTGACCGCGGCCCTGTCCAGCCTGAACTCCGGGCTGTACTCCACCGGCCGCATCCTGCGCTCCATGGCCCTGTCGGGCTCCGCGCCCAAGTTCACCGGCCGGATGAACAAGGGCCAGGTGCCCTACGGCGGCATCCTGCTGACCGCCGGCTTCGGAGTGCTGGGCGTCGGGCTCAACTACCTCATGCCCGGCCAGGCCTTCGAGATCGTGCTGAACTTCGCCTCGATCGGCATCCTCGGCACCTGGGGCATGATCATGCTCTGTTCGCTGCTGTTCTGGCACCGCTCGCAGGACGGCCGGGTCACACGGCCCTCGTACCGGCTGCCCTGGGCCCCGTACACCCAGATCGTCACGCTGTTCTTCCTCGCCTCCGTGGCGTTCCTGATGTGGTGGGGCGGCGGCGTGGGCCGTACGACCGTGATGTGCCTGCCGCTGATCGCGGCGGCGCTGGTGGGCGGCTGGTTCGTCGTACGCGGCCGGGTGAAAGCCCTCGCGGCGGAGCGCCAGGACGCCTGA
- a CDS encoding RluA family pseudouridine synthase, which translates to MRRRRKAPPAPLPQRDGIDPVRLRLPADPEGMWKTVYDHLATRYADAIGAEQVDAMFREGRIVSADGPVAADEPYTAGRYLWFHRDFAPEERVPFEVGIVHRDERLVIADKPHFLATTPRGRHITETALARLRRDLELPELQPAHRLDRLTAGLALFVVRPTDRGAYQTLFRDRLVRKEYEAVAGYDPALALPVTVRSRIVKERGVMAAREEPGEPNSESRIELLGHRAGLGRYRLLPATGRTHQLRVHMNSLGLPLLNDPVYPVVQEPGPDDYSRPLQLLAKVLEFTDPVTGEPYRFESRLRLKAAPV; encoded by the coding sequence GTGAGACGCAGACGCAAGGCCCCGCCCGCGCCGCTCCCCCAGCGCGACGGCATCGACCCGGTGCGGCTGCGGCTGCCCGCCGATCCGGAGGGCATGTGGAAGACGGTGTACGACCATCTCGCCACGCGGTACGCCGACGCCATCGGGGCGGAGCAGGTCGACGCCATGTTCCGGGAGGGGCGCATCGTCTCCGCGGACGGTCCGGTCGCCGCCGACGAGCCGTACACCGCGGGGCGGTATCTCTGGTTCCACCGGGACTTCGCGCCCGAGGAGCGCGTCCCCTTCGAGGTCGGGATCGTCCACCGGGACGAGCGTCTGGTAATCGCGGACAAGCCCCACTTCCTCGCCACCACCCCGCGCGGCCGGCACATCACCGAGACTGCGCTGGCCCGGTTGCGCCGCGATCTGGAGCTGCCCGAGCTGCAGCCCGCGCACCGGCTGGACCGGCTGACCGCGGGGCTCGCACTCTTTGTCGTACGGCCCACGGACCGGGGCGCGTACCAGACGCTGTTCCGCGACCGGCTGGTGCGCAAGGAGTACGAGGCGGTGGCGGGGTACGACCCGGCGCTCGCCCTGCCCGTGACCGTACGCAGCAGGATCGTGAAGGAGCGCGGGGTGATGGCCGCCCGCGAGGAGCCGGGCGAGCCGAACAGCGAGAGCCGGATCGAACTCCTCGGGCACCGGGCCGGGCTCGGCCGGTACCGGCTGCTGCCGGCCACCGGCCGAACCCATCAGCTGCGGGTCCATATGAACAGCCTGGGGCTGCCGCTCCTGAACGACCCGGTCTATCCGGTCGTCCAGGAGCCCGGGCCCGACGACTACTCCCGTCCTCTTCAACTCCTCGCGAAAGTGCTGGAGTTCACCGATCCGGTGACGGGAGAGCCGTACCGCTTCGAGAGCCGGCTGCGGCTGAAAGCGGCGCCGGTTTAG
- a CDS encoding DUF5360 family protein yields MLISLTLTSTAGLQAVAFWALRGDWSPTWWIPNLFLLLFPIPAVVLLLRHDVGSTAAAPAPVPQTSDAVGIQSRR; encoded by the coding sequence ATGCTCATCTCTCTGACGCTCACCAGCACCGCAGGACTCCAGGCCGTCGCCTTCTGGGCGCTGCGTGGCGACTGGTCGCCGACCTGGTGGATCCCCAATCTCTTCCTGCTGCTCTTCCCCATTCCGGCGGTCGTGCTGCTGCTCCGGCACGACGTCGGCTCCACGGCGGCCGCCCCGGCCCCCGTTCCGCAGACATCCGATGCAGTGGGCATACAGTCACGTCGGTGA
- a CDS encoding aminotransferase class I/II-fold pyridoxal phosphate-dependent enzyme, with amino-acid sequence MPTAGALGGAVAGSEEAIHYLKHHARSLMFSASMTPASTAAALTALRILRDEPELVDSLQANADHVRRGLAAAGVQTGASTTPIIPIPTPGGMETLSTWHRLIERGIYVNPVLPPAASPRLRTSFMATHTVDQLDRVIEAFAEEAELISP; translated from the coding sequence GTGCCGACCGCCGGTGCCCTCGGCGGCGCGGTCGCGGGCAGTGAAGAGGCGATCCACTACCTCAAGCACCACGCCCGCAGCCTGATGTTCAGTGCTTCGATGACCCCGGCCAGCACGGCGGCCGCGCTGACCGCGCTGCGGATCCTGCGCGACGAGCCCGAACTCGTCGACTCCTTACAAGCCAACGCCGACCATGTACGCCGCGGTCTCGCCGCCGCCGGAGTGCAGACCGGGGCGAGCACCACACCGATCATCCCGATACCGACGCCCGGGGGCATGGAGACCCTCTCCACCTGGCACCGGCTCATCGAACGCGGCATCTATGTGAACCCGGTCCTGCCGCCCGCCGCCTCACCTCGGCTGCGTACGAGCTTCATGGCCACCCACACCGTCGACCAACTGGACCGGGTCATCGAGGCGTTCGCGGAAGAGGCCGAGCTGATCAGTCCCTGA